One window from the genome of Streptomyces sp. NBC_00708 encodes:
- a CDS encoding Lrp/AsnC family transcriptional regulator, translating into MTGNLDSTDWAILDELQRDGRIAFTELARRVNLSASAATERVRRLETAGIITGYRAEVDLERTGYVALAVVRLKYPGSRHEPLRRMLGERPEILECLRTTGDDCYVLKVAATSMAHLEEIVDELAEFGSTTTNLVFSRTLPFRGPGEARERPRP; encoded by the coding sequence ATGACCGGGAATCTCGACTCGACGGACTGGGCGATCCTGGACGAACTCCAGCGGGACGGCCGGATCGCCTTCACGGAGCTGGCGCGGCGGGTGAATCTGAGCGCGTCGGCGGCGACCGAGCGGGTGCGGCGGCTGGAGACGGCCGGGATCATCACGGGATACCGCGCGGAGGTGGACCTGGAGCGGACCGGATACGTGGCGCTGGCAGTGGTCCGGCTGAAATATCCCGGCAGCCGGCACGAGCCGCTGCGCCGGATGCTCGGGGAGCGTCCGGAGATCCTGGAGTGCCTGCGTACCACCGGGGACGACTGCTACGTCCTGAAGGTGGCGGCCACCTCGATGGCGCACCTGGAGGAAATCGTCGACGAGCTGGCCGAGTTCGGGAGCACGACGACCAACCTCGTGTTCAGCCGGACGCTGCCGTTCCGGGGTCCGGGCGAGGCCCGGGAGCGCCCGCGTCCCTGA